Proteins co-encoded in one Cupriavidus metallidurans CH34 genomic window:
- a CDS encoding branched-chain amino acid ABC transporter permease: MSSLPGVLFDGVAYGSLLFLISIGLSVTMGLMNFVNLAHGAFAMLGGYVAVVLMNRAGVPFLAALPLAFLGAAAAGWVLERTLYRRLYRASHLDQVLFSIGLTFMAMAGATWLFGPGQQPVVLPDFLIGQVRVGGVDLGAYRLFLIAVVIAITLALGWLVARTRFGAQVRAAVDHQQAARGLGIDVERVFSLTFALGSGLAGLGGGLGIDVLGLDPTFPLKYMVYFLLVVAVGGAGSIRGSLVAAIVLGVADVAGKYYVPEIGAFVIYAMMVLLLVAFPAGLYGRRA, encoded by the coding sequence ATATCGAGCTTGCCTGGCGTGCTGTTCGATGGCGTGGCATACGGCAGCCTGCTGTTCCTCATCAGCATCGGGCTGTCCGTGACGATGGGGCTGATGAACTTCGTGAACCTGGCACATGGCGCGTTCGCGATGCTTGGTGGCTACGTGGCGGTGGTGCTGATGAACCGGGCCGGGGTGCCGTTCCTGGCAGCATTGCCGCTGGCGTTCCTGGGCGCGGCGGCAGCCGGCTGGGTGCTTGAGCGCACGCTCTATCGCAGGCTGTATCGGGCCAGCCACCTGGATCAGGTGCTGTTCTCGATCGGCCTGACCTTCATGGCGATGGCGGGCGCCACGTGGCTGTTCGGCCCGGGCCAGCAGCCCGTGGTATTGCCGGATTTCCTGATCGGGCAGGTTCGCGTGGGCGGGGTCGACCTCGGCGCCTACCGCCTGTTCCTGATCGCGGTCGTGATCGCCATCACGCTGGCGCTTGGGTGGCTTGTTGCGCGTACCCGCTTTGGCGCGCAGGTGCGCGCGGCAGTCGATCATCAGCAGGCGGCGCGCGGGCTTGGCATCGACGTCGAACGCGTGTTCAGCCTGACCTTCGCGCTGGGATCGGGCCTGGCCGGACTTGGCGGTGGGCTGGGCATCGACGTGCTGGGCCTCGATCCGACGTTCCCGCTCAAGTACATGGTGTATTTCCTGCTCGTGGTCGCCGTTGGCGGTGCCGGGAGTATCCGTGGCTCGCTGGTCGCCGCGATCGTGTTGGGCGTGGCGGACGTGGCAGGCAAGTACTACGTGCCCGAGATCGGCGCGTTCGTGATCTACGCAATGATGGTGCTGCTGCTGGTAGCGTTTCCGGCAGGTCTCTACGGGAGGCGCGCATGA
- a CDS encoding aldo/keto reductase, with the protein MSIDRRTFLGISASLAALPAGLTLGNTASAATVDAPMRRKIPGSTVQLPVIGMGTARTFNTGKSTEERAPLTEVMAVLLQRLPSAVVDTAPSYGSAEAVTGDLLQAADARRRVFLATKISANAASAPAQFASSLSDLHTDAVDLLQVHNLIDWRDNLKLLRQWKEQRKTRYIGITHYREDAQDAVAQIVRAERLDFVQINYSLGERGAERVLLPLCQERGVAVLINRPFQDGRLFAAVKGKPVPDWAAEVDCESWGQLFLKFIVSHPAVTAAIPATSNPHNMLDNAGAAFGRMPDTPERARIAAALA; encoded by the coding sequence ATGTCGATTGACCGCCGCACCTTTCTGGGAATCTCCGCCTCGCTGGCCGCGCTGCCAGCCGGCCTCACGCTCGGCAACACGGCCAGCGCCGCAACCGTCGACGCGCCGATGCGTCGCAAGATTCCGGGCTCGACCGTGCAATTGCCCGTCATTGGCATGGGGACGGCCCGTACGTTCAACACCGGCAAGAGCACCGAAGAACGCGCACCCCTGACCGAAGTCATGGCCGTGCTGCTGCAACGCCTGCCAAGCGCCGTCGTCGATACCGCGCCGAGCTATGGCAGCGCCGAAGCGGTGACCGGCGACCTGCTGCAAGCCGCCGACGCGCGGCGCCGCGTCTTCCTGGCCACCAAGATCTCAGCCAACGCAGCCAGTGCACCAGCGCAGTTCGCCAGTTCGCTATCTGATCTGCATACGGATGCGGTCGATTTGCTGCAGGTGCACAACCTGATCGACTGGCGCGACAACCTGAAGCTGCTTCGGCAATGGAAGGAACAGCGCAAGACGCGGTATATCGGCATCACCCACTATCGGGAAGACGCGCAGGATGCCGTCGCGCAGATCGTGCGGGCCGAGAGGCTCGACTTCGTCCAGATCAACTATTCACTGGGCGAACGCGGTGCCGAGCGCGTGTTGCTGCCGCTATGCCAGGAGCGCGGCGTAGCCGTGTTGATCAACCGCCCGTTCCAGGACGGGCGCCTGTTTGCGGCCGTCAAGGGCAAGCCCGTGCCAGACTGGGCCGCCGAGGTCGACTGCGAGTCCTGGGGTCAGCTCTTCCTGAAGTTCATCGTCAGTCATCCCGCTGTCACCGCCGCCATCCCGGCCACCTCCAATCCGCACAATATGCTCGACAACGCAGGCGCCGCGTTCGGGCGGATGCCCGATACGCCCGAACGCGCCCGCATCGCAGCGGCGCTGGCCTGA
- a CDS encoding ABC transporter ATP-binding protein, translating to MSDLLRLETVSAGYGEATVLEQIDLALGAGDSLALLGRNGVGKTTLLSTLMGFTRLRGGKLVWQGRDLARVPPHRRAQSGIGWVPQERWVFPSLTVEEHLGAVARPGPWDVQRVYRTFPRLGERRRNLGNQLSGGEQQMLAIGRALMVNPALLLLDEPMEGLAPVIVQELQRVIAGLIADAGMAVIVVEQHARLALGMTRQAIVLDRGRVVHRSDSATLLANKALLDRLVSVR from the coding sequence ATGAGTGATCTGCTACGGCTGGAGACTGTCAGCGCCGGATATGGCGAGGCGACGGTGCTCGAGCAGATCGATCTGGCGCTGGGCGCCGGCGACAGCCTCGCGCTGCTGGGCCGTAACGGCGTAGGCAAGACTACGTTGCTGTCCACGCTGATGGGCTTCACGCGATTGCGTGGGGGCAAGCTGGTCTGGCAAGGGCGGGATCTGGCCAGGGTGCCGCCGCATCGCCGTGCGCAGAGCGGCATCGGCTGGGTGCCGCAGGAGCGCTGGGTCTTTCCCTCGCTGACCGTGGAGGAGCATCTCGGCGCGGTGGCCCGGCCCGGGCCATGGGATGTCCAGCGTGTGTATCGGACCTTTCCGAGGTTGGGTGAGCGTCGGCGTAATCTCGGCAACCAGTTGTCTGGCGGGGAGCAGCAGATGCTGGCCATTGGCCGGGCACTGATGGTCAACCCCGCCCTGTTGCTGCTGGACGAGCCGATGGAAGGGCTGGCGCCGGTCATCGTGCAGGAGTTGCAGCGCGTGATCGCAGGGCTGATCGCAGACGCGGGCATGGCTGTGATCGTGGTGGAGCAACACGCGCGGTTGGCGTTGGGCATGACCCGGCAGGCGATTGTTCTGGACCGGGGCCGAGTGGTGCACCGGTCGGATAGCGCAACACTGCTGGCCAACAAGGCGTTGCTGGATCGGCTGGTTTCGGTCCGATAG
- a CDS encoding GntP family permease, which translates to MGAVTGTTLLVYALIAVIALVILIAKFKLNPFITLVVVSVALGFAVGMPMGDIIKSFEAGVGGTLGHIALVIGLGTMLGKMMAESGGAERIALTLVDFFGEKNVHWAMVVIAFIVGLPVFFEVGFVLLVPIAFNVAKRTNTSMVLVGIPMVAGLSVVHGLIPPHPAALLAVQAYGADMGKTIMYALIVGVPTAAIAGPLFAKLIDRHVKLPEVNPLAAQFTEEAENIKATRQLPGFGITVFTILLPVILMLIGSWADLIATPKTFANDFLKLIGNSVMALLIAALVSFYTFGKARGFGRDAILKFTNECVAPTAIITLVVGAGGGFGRILRDSGISTAIVDVATHANVSVLVLGWLVAVMIRIATGSATVAMTTAAGIVAPIAASVPGTRPELLVLTTGAGSLILSHVNDGGFWLVKEYFNMTVTQTFKTWSVAETIISVVALLLTLGLATVT; encoded by the coding sequence ATGGGTGCCGTTACAGGAACCACGCTCTTGGTCTATGCGCTGATCGCCGTGATCGCGCTGGTGATCCTGATCGCCAAATTCAAACTGAACCCATTCATCACGCTCGTGGTGGTCTCGGTGGCGCTGGGCTTCGCCGTGGGGATGCCGATGGGCGACATCATCAAGTCGTTCGAAGCGGGTGTCGGCGGCACGCTCGGGCATATCGCGCTCGTGATCGGGCTCGGCACGATGCTTGGCAAGATGATGGCCGAATCGGGCGGCGCCGAGCGCATCGCGCTGACGCTGGTCGACTTCTTCGGCGAGAAGAACGTGCACTGGGCGATGGTGGTCATCGCCTTCATCGTCGGCCTGCCGGTGTTCTTCGAGGTAGGCTTCGTGCTGCTCGTCCCGATCGCCTTCAACGTCGCCAAGCGCACCAATACCTCGATGGTGCTGGTTGGCATCCCGATGGTCGCCGGCCTCTCGGTGGTGCACGGGCTGATTCCGCCGCACCCTGCCGCGCTGCTGGCTGTGCAGGCCTACGGCGCTGACATGGGCAAGACGATCATGTACGCGCTGATCGTCGGTGTCCCGACAGCCGCCATCGCTGGCCCGCTGTTCGCCAAGCTGATCGACCGCCACGTGAAGCTGCCCGAGGTCAACCCGCTGGCCGCGCAGTTCACCGAAGAAGCCGAGAACATCAAGGCCACGCGCCAATTGCCAGGCTTCGGCATCACTGTCTTCACGATCCTGCTGCCGGTGATTCTGATGCTGATTGGTAGCTGGGCGGACCTGATTGCCACGCCGAAGACCTTCGCCAACGACTTCCTCAAGCTGATCGGTAACTCGGTCATGGCACTGCTGATCGCCGCGCTGGTCAGCTTCTATACCTTCGGCAAGGCCCGCGGCTTCGGTCGCGATGCGATCCTGAAGTTCACCAACGAGTGCGTGGCGCCGACCGCCATCATCACCCTCGTGGTGGGTGCCGGCGGTGGCTTCGGCCGCATCCTGCGCGACTCCGGCATCTCCACCGCCATCGTCGACGTGGCAACCCACGCAAACGTCTCGGTGCTGGTATTGGGCTGGCTGGTGGCCGTGATGATCCGCATCGCCACCGGCTCGGCCACCGTGGCCATGACCACCGCCGCCGGCATCGTCGCCCCGATCGCCGCCAGCGTGCCGGGCACGCGCCCCGAACTGCTGGTGCTGACGACCGGCGCCGGTTCGCTGATCCTGTCGCACGTCAACGACGGCGGCTTCTGGCTGGTCAAGGAGTACTTCAACATGACCGTGACCCAGACCTTCAAGACCTGGTCGGTCGCCGAAACGATCATTTCGGTCGTGGCGTTGCTACTGACGCTGGGACTGGCGACGGTGACCTGA
- a CDS encoding ABC transporter ATP-binding protein produces the protein MTAILRTEGLSKSWGAFAANSDVSLTFKPGARHALIGPNGAGKTTFVNLLTGALAPSAGRIWLGERDITTLPQHVRVELGMTRTFQINTLFPGLTVLESVVLAVAERTGAGRVWRRTVASQVALVDEAMAVLAMLRLEADADVETRQLPYGKQRLLEMALALATRPSILLLDEPAAGIPTGESAELFAVIAALPRDITIVFIEHDMDLVFRFAERITVLVAGRVLMEGTPAEVSTDPRVREVYLGEAAHE, from the coding sequence ATGACCGCGATCCTGCGCACGGAAGGGCTGAGCAAATCGTGGGGCGCGTTCGCGGCGAACAGCGACGTCTCGCTGACGTTCAAACCGGGCGCCCGCCATGCGCTGATCGGACCCAATGGGGCGGGCAAGACCACGTTTGTCAATCTGCTGACCGGGGCGCTGGCGCCGTCGGCAGGACGCATCTGGCTCGGCGAGCGTGACATCACCACGCTGCCGCAGCACGTGCGCGTGGAGCTGGGCATGACGCGCACATTCCAGATCAACACGCTGTTCCCCGGGCTGACGGTGCTCGAATCAGTAGTGCTGGCGGTCGCCGAGCGCACGGGGGCGGGGCGCGTCTGGAGGCGCACGGTGGCGTCGCAGGTCGCGCTAGTCGACGAGGCGATGGCAGTGCTGGCCATGCTCAGGCTCGAGGCCGACGCCGATGTCGAGACCCGGCAATTGCCCTATGGCAAACAGCGCCTGCTGGAGATGGCACTCGCGCTGGCCACGCGGCCTTCGATCCTGCTGCTCGACGAGCCCGCCGCCGGCATTCCGACCGGTGAGAGTGCAGAGTTATTCGCGGTGATTGCCGCGCTGCCCCGCGACATCACCATCGTTTTCATCGAGCACGATATGGATCTGGTGTTCCGCTTCGCCGAACGCATCACGGTGCTGGTGGCCGGGCGCGTATTGATGGAAGGGACGCCGGCTGAAGTCTCCACCGACCCAAGAGTGCGTGAGGTCTATCTTGGAGAGGCCGCCCATGAGTGA
- a CDS encoding branched-chain amino acid ABC transporter permease: MKTRVHRLPDGRWHPAEIVFWLAPVVAFFLLPDYLILGSQILIVGLFALSLDLILGYAGIVSLGHAAFFGLGAYMAGLLGAHGWGEPLTGLLAAAAVAALAGWLCSFLVIRGGDLTRLMVTLGIGLMLFEAANKAAFLTGGVDGLSGVTMNKILGMFEFDLFGKTAYVYSLVVLFVIFLLVRRLVASPFGLSLRGIREGARRMPALGTDVPARLRAVFTVAAAIAGVAGGLLAQTTQFVGMDVLGFPRSAELLVMLVLGGTGRLYGALVGAALFMIAQDVLAGINPVYWQFWIGLLLVVIVLFARGGVMGALSALGRRRHPSEPARKEVDA, encoded by the coding sequence ATGAAGACCCGTGTGCATCGTCTGCCCGATGGCCGCTGGCATCCGGCGGAGATCGTGTTCTGGCTGGCGCCGGTCGTGGCGTTCTTCTTGCTGCCCGACTACCTGATCCTCGGCAGCCAGATCCTGATCGTTGGACTCTTCGCGCTATCGCTCGATCTGATTCTGGGTTATGCGGGCATCGTGTCGCTGGGCCATGCGGCGTTCTTCGGCCTGGGCGCGTACATGGCCGGTCTGCTTGGCGCGCATGGCTGGGGTGAGCCGCTCACGGGCTTGCTAGCCGCAGCTGCGGTGGCGGCGCTGGCCGGATGGCTGTGCAGCTTCCTCGTGATCCGGGGCGGCGATCTGACCCGCCTGATGGTGACGCTCGGCATCGGTCTGATGTTGTTCGAGGCGGCGAACAAGGCGGCATTTCTGACGGGTGGCGTCGACGGGCTCTCCGGCGTGACGATGAACAAGATCCTTGGCATGTTCGAGTTCGACCTGTTCGGCAAGACCGCCTATGTCTACAGCCTGGTGGTGCTGTTTGTGATCTTTCTGCTGGTGCGAAGGCTGGTGGCTTCGCCATTCGGTCTGTCGCTGCGGGGTATTCGCGAGGGTGCGCGGCGAATGCCAGCGCTTGGGACCGACGTGCCCGCACGACTTCGGGCGGTCTTCACGGTGGCAGCGGCGATTGCCGGCGTGGCGGGCGGCTTGCTGGCCCAGACCACGCAGTTTGTCGGCATGGATGTGCTCGGCTTTCCGCGCTCGGCTGAATTGCTGGTGATGCTGGTGCTTGGTGGCACTGGGCGGCTTTACGGCGCGTTGGTTGGCGCGGCATTGTTCATGATCGCGCAGGACGTCCTGGCTGGTATCAACCCCGTGTACTGGCAATTCTGGATCGGGTTGCTGCTGGTGGTCATCGTGTTGTTCGCGAGAGGTGGTGTGATGGGGGCGCTGTCGGCGCTCGGCCGGCGCAGGCATCCGTCCGAGCCAGCGCGAAAGGAGGTCGACGCATGA
- a CDS encoding GNAT family N-acetyltransferase, with the protein MDVRTIGVDDLDLICQHREAMFQEAGFAPGTLRTMTDHFRAWLRPRLADGSYFGFLLTDAGRPVAGIGLMLVDWPPHPAHPTQDRRGYVLNVYVAPTRRRRGLAQQLMALAEAEFARRGVEFAVLHATEAGRPLYQRSGWNQTSEMSKVIAPPAQ; encoded by the coding sequence ATGGATGTTCGTACCATCGGTGTCGATGACCTCGACCTCATTTGCCAGCATCGGGAGGCGATGTTTCAGGAGGCAGGCTTTGCCCCGGGCACGTTGCGCACGATGACAGACCACTTTCGCGCCTGGCTGCGGCCACGCCTGGCGGATGGCAGCTACTTCGGCTTTCTGTTGACCGATGCGGGGCGCCCTGTAGCGGGTATCGGCCTGATGCTGGTCGACTGGCCACCGCATCCCGCGCATCCGACACAGGATCGCCGGGGCTATGTCCTCAACGTCTATGTAGCGCCAACGCGCCGGCGCCGGGGTCTGGCGCAGCAGTTGATGGCGTTGGCCGAGGCGGAGTTCGCGCGACGCGGCGTGGAATTTGCCGTTCTCCACGCTACCGAGGCAGGTCGACCGCTCTATCAACGGAGCGGCTGGAATCAGACTTCGGAGATGTCCAAGGTGATTGCCCCGCCCGCGCAGTGA
- a CDS encoding N-acyl-D-amino-acid deacylase family protein — protein MPHLFDTLIRCVLLLDGSGAAARLADVAIRDGRIARIDEPGAIDPDSASNVVEGHGLVLSPGFIDVHTHDDTNVVREPAMTPKISQGVTTVVVGNCGISAAPVTLAGDPPDPMNLLGRADAFRYPDFKTYVAAVNAAKPAVNVAALVGHTALRSNHMDRLDRPATEAETAAMRGQLQEALDHGALGLSTGLAYANAFHAPTDEVLALAEPLAKAGAIYATHLRSEFAEILDAMDEAFRIGRHARVPVVISHLKCAGVSNWGRSGEVLAALEGAERWQPVGCDCYPYTASSSTLDLKQVTNDFDIQVTWSEPHPTMGGRLLADIAAEWNVDLLEAARRLQPAGAVYHCMEDADVDRILSHPATVVGSDGLPNDPLPHPRLWGAFPRVLGHYARDRELFPLAVAVNKMTGMSAERFGLTGRGFVREGYWADLVLFDAATIRDAASFTDPQQPAEGIAAVWVNGELTWRQRAATGVRAGRFLPRGTQQQH, from the coding sequence ATGCCACACCTGTTCGATACCCTGATCCGCTGCGTGCTGCTGCTCGATGGCTCGGGCGCCGCGGCGCGCCTGGCCGACGTGGCGATCCGCGATGGCCGCATCGCCCGCATCGACGAGCCTGGCGCGATCGACCCCGATTCCGCGTCAAACGTCGTGGAAGGTCACGGTCTGGTGCTCTCCCCCGGGTTCATCGATGTCCATACGCACGACGACACCAATGTCGTGCGTGAGCCGGCGATGACACCGAAGATCTCGCAAGGCGTGACCACTGTGGTCGTCGGAAACTGCGGCATCAGCGCCGCACCCGTCACGCTGGCCGGTGATCCACCCGACCCGATGAACCTGCTGGGCCGCGCCGACGCGTTTCGCTACCCCGACTTCAAAACGTATGTGGCAGCCGTCAACGCCGCGAAACCAGCCGTAAACGTGGCCGCACTGGTCGGCCATACCGCGCTGCGCAGCAATCATATGGACAGGCTCGACAGGCCCGCGACCGAGGCCGAGACCGCCGCAATGCGCGGCCAGCTTCAGGAAGCCCTGGATCATGGCGCGCTTGGGCTTTCCACCGGCCTGGCATATGCCAACGCATTCCACGCTCCCACCGACGAAGTGCTGGCGCTGGCCGAACCGCTGGCCAAGGCAGGCGCGATCTACGCCACCCACTTGCGCAGCGAGTTCGCGGAGATTCTGGACGCGATGGACGAAGCCTTCCGCATCGGCCGGCACGCGCGCGTGCCGGTGGTGATCTCGCACCTGAAATGCGCGGGCGTGTCGAACTGGGGCCGTAGCGGCGAGGTGCTCGCCGCGCTCGAAGGCGCGGAGCGTTGGCAACCGGTTGGCTGCGACTGCTACCCCTACACCGCCAGTTCGTCGACACTCGATCTCAAGCAGGTCACCAACGACTTTGACATCCAGGTCACCTGGTCCGAGCCGCATCCCACGATGGGTGGCCGGCTGCTGGCCGATATCGCCGCCGAGTGGAACGTCGACCTGCTTGAGGCGGCACGGCGCCTGCAGCCTGCCGGCGCCGTCTATCACTGCATGGAGGATGCGGACGTCGATCGCATCCTGAGCCATCCTGCCACCGTGGTTGGGTCCGACGGGCTACCCAACGACCCGCTACCGCATCCGCGCCTTTGGGGCGCATTTCCACGCGTGCTGGGCCACTACGCGCGCGATCGCGAACTGTTCCCGCTCGCGGTGGCCGTCAACAAGATGACTGGCATGTCGGCCGAGCGCTTCGGCCTGACCGGTCGCGGCTTCGTGCGCGAAGGCTACTGGGCCGATCTCGTTCTGTTCGACGCCGCCACGATCCGCGACGCGGCGAGCTTCACCGATCCGCAGCAACCGGCCGAAGGCATTGCGGCCGTCTGGGTCAACGGCGAGTTGACATGGCGGCAACGCGCCGCCACCGGCGTACGCGCCGGCCGCTTCCTGCCACGCGGCACCCAGCAACAACACTGA
- a CDS encoding MurR/RpiR family transcriptional regulator produces MTAPFDILTRIAERGPSLRLAEQKVAQVILEDLAGAAAASINELARKAAVSEASVTRFAKAIGCRDVRDLKLRLAQATAVGSRFLQPAPGPVDTDAPAALAERIHADVLATLEVNRKLIDPERIDIAARLLLNARMVYAFGMGGGSTFMADEARYRLARLGHPVATYHDALLQKMVAATLTRDDVVLAFSASGSVPEILASCDIAREYGARLIAVTALGSPLAARADVLLPVRTLETDFIFKPSASRYAMLMVLDVLSTRFALLQQEQSKEKLRRLKYVLDAHRGVSQDSDGPDSRQPLGD; encoded by the coding sequence ATGACCGCGCCCTTCGACATCCTGACCCGCATCGCCGAGCGTGGCCCGTCATTGCGACTGGCCGAGCAGAAAGTGGCGCAGGTGATCCTTGAGGATCTTGCAGGGGCGGCGGCTGCCAGCATCAACGAACTGGCACGCAAGGCGGCGGTCAGCGAGGCAAGTGTCACGCGCTTCGCAAAGGCCATCGGTTGCCGCGACGTCCGCGATCTGAAACTGCGCCTGGCACAAGCCACGGCAGTCGGATCGCGTTTCCTGCAACCGGCGCCGGGCCCGGTCGATACTGACGCACCGGCCGCGCTGGCCGAGCGCATCCACGCCGACGTTCTCGCCACGCTCGAAGTCAACCGAAAGCTGATCGATCCCGAGCGGATTGACATTGCCGCGCGCCTGTTACTCAACGCACGCATGGTCTACGCTTTTGGCATGGGTGGAGGCTCGACCTTCATGGCCGACGAGGCGCGGTATCGGCTGGCGCGATTGGGGCACCCGGTGGCCACGTATCACGACGCGCTGCTGCAGAAGATGGTCGCCGCAACACTGACGCGCGATGACGTGGTACTGGCGTTCTCGGCCAGCGGCAGCGTGCCGGAGATACTGGCCAGTTGCGATATCGCGCGCGAGTATGGCGCGCGGCTGATTGCCGTGACCGCGCTTGGCTCGCCGCTGGCCGCGCGCGCCGACGTGCTCCTGCCCGTGCGGACGCTGGAAACGGATTTCATCTTCAAGCCGTCGGCCTCGCGCTACGCGATGCTGATGGTGCTGGACGTACTGTCCACCCGCTTTGCGCTGCTGCAACAGGAGCAAAGCAAGGAAAAGTTGCGCCGGCTGAAATACGTGCTGGATGCCCACCGAGGCGTCAGCCAGGACAGCGACGGGCCGGACAGCCGCCAGCCGCTCGGAGACTGA
- a CDS encoding ABC transporter substrate-binding protein, which yields MTFSPMRRAITACSAFAVLTYPLLTLAADPVKIGLIAPFSGSFADYGKQMEGGIKAWQKLNGDVVAGRKIEVIMKDTTGPVPEVAKRLAQELVVRDKVDILAGFGLTPEALAVAPVAEQAKKPMVIFNAASSVITTKSNYITRVSMTLPQISAPMATWAVRNNVRKVVTLVADYAPGIDAETAFKTNFLGGGGQIVESIRVPLRNPEFAPFIQRIKDAKPEAVFLFLPAGEQGVAFMKGFRERGLADAGIRVIATGDLTDDHVLPAMGDATLGVITSFHYSAAHDSKENKAFLKAFADANPGAGRPNFMAVAAYDGMAAIYDALKKTNGATDGDKLVGALKGMKLQSPRGAITIDPATRDVVQTVYIRKVEKVNGELYNVEFDKFDGVKDSGK from the coding sequence ATGACGTTCAGTCCGATGCGGCGTGCCATCACGGCCTGCAGCGCCTTCGCCGTCCTCACGTATCCCCTCCTCACCCTTGCGGCCGATCCCGTGAAGATTGGCCTGATCGCCCCGTTTTCTGGCAGCTTTGCCGACTACGGCAAGCAGATGGAAGGCGGCATCAAGGCCTGGCAGAAGCTGAACGGCGACGTCGTGGCGGGCCGCAAGATCGAGGTGATCATGAAGGACACCACGGGTCCGGTCCCCGAGGTCGCCAAGCGGCTGGCGCAGGAGCTGGTGGTGCGCGACAAGGTCGATATCCTGGCAGGCTTCGGCCTGACGCCCGAGGCGCTGGCCGTTGCCCCGGTCGCCGAGCAGGCGAAGAAGCCGATGGTGATTTTCAATGCGGCGTCGTCGGTCATCACCACCAAGTCAAACTACATCACCCGCGTGTCGATGACGCTGCCGCAGATCTCGGCACCGATGGCGACGTGGGCCGTTCGCAATAACGTCCGCAAGGTCGTGACGCTGGTCGCAGACTACGCCCCTGGCATCGACGCCGAAACGGCCTTCAAAACCAACTTCCTGGGCGGTGGCGGCCAGATTGTCGAATCGATCCGCGTGCCGCTGCGAAATCCCGAGTTCGCCCCGTTCATCCAGCGCATCAAGGATGCCAAACCCGAGGCCGTGTTCCTGTTCCTGCCGGCAGGCGAACAAGGCGTGGCGTTCATGAAGGGCTTCCGCGAACGTGGGCTGGCCGATGCCGGTATCCGCGTCATCGCCACGGGCGACCTGACCGACGACCACGTGCTGCCGGCCATGGGCGATGCCACGTTGGGCGTGATCACGTCGTTCCACTACTCGGCGGCGCATGATTCGAAGGAGAACAAGGCGTTCCTGAAGGCCTTTGCCGATGCCAACCCAGGGGCCGGACGCCCGAACTTCATGGCCGTGGCCGCATACGACGGCATGGCCGCCATCTACGATGCGCTGAAGAAGACCAACGGCGCGACGGACGGCGACAAGCTCGTTGGCGCTCTGAAGGGCATGAAACTGCAGAGCCCGCGCGGCGCCATCACGATTGACCCCGCCACCCGCGACGTGGTCCAGACGGTCTATATCCGGAAGGTAGAGAAGGTGAACGGCGAGCTCTACAACGTCGAATTCGACAAGTTCGATGGCGTGAAGGACTCGGGGAAGTAG
- a CDS encoding RidA family protein, whose protein sequence is MDIKRFGVEGGTGQGGSHMPFARAVQADGWLYVSGQVPMVNGEVIDGGIVAQSHQAIQNVMAILAEAGYGPEHVVRCGVWLDDARDFTSFNKIFKEYFGANPPARACVQSSMVVDCKVEVDCIAYKKPAA, encoded by the coding sequence ATGGATATCAAACGATTCGGCGTCGAAGGTGGCACCGGCCAGGGCGGCTCGCACATGCCGTTCGCACGCGCCGTGCAAGCGGACGGCTGGCTCTACGTGTCGGGCCAGGTACCGATGGTCAACGGCGAAGTCATCGACGGCGGCATCGTCGCGCAGAGCCACCAGGCCATTCAGAACGTCATGGCCATCCTGGCGGAAGCCGGCTACGGCCCGGAGCATGTGGTTCGCTGCGGCGTCTGGCTGGACGATGCCCGCGACTTCACGTCGTTCAACAAGATCTTCAAGGAATACTTCGGCGCCAATCCGCCGGCCCGGGCCTGCGTGCAATCGAGCATGGTGGTCGACTGCAAGGTCGAAGTGGACTGCATCGCTTACAAGAAACCGGCGGCCTGA